A portion of the Paenibacillus hamazuiensis genome contains these proteins:
- a CDS encoding ATP-binding protein, with protein sequence MRKNAAAALTTICILFIIFLAFGSVSPGGADANRPEAVKGIMDLTGWDFAADGIVRLDGEWEYYRNQLLTPDDFDPARQDGDPPKMTTYVHVPEKWDLYPEQEGSPNGYATFRLRVKLGEGNARTFGIRPTNIKTAHTLYVNGQEIGKRGKPGANSPETVSVNAPYVRFFTVNGSSAEIIVQVANYRYADGGITHPVFLGYQDDIEFSRETAVSIDLIAVSGFLLIGAYFLVLYRMRRRERAWLYFGLCCMAVSVYVATHGEKIVTIFFPDMYYELTIKIQTLSGAFAELFLLLYTRRSFPNLFKKIAIQGFGIILAVRIMFTLLTPATVYSQAEILVFALSLADILYVVYVMAAGAARRMEGAGYMLIGALSLLTLDVVSILDVVLTVSVYSIQVAAWISFALAQVLFLSKRFIQAFSAVEQLSKRLHSLDRLKDEFLANTSHEMKTPLHGIINIAQSLIEGAAGKLTPQQEENVAMIASTGKRMSNLVGDLLDFSKLKNGEIHLKRRSVALRPVVRVIFEMFRHLSGDKPVRFIELLNDRQFVFMDEDRLAQILNNLIGNALKFTAAGEITVSAREENGWLAISVADTGIGIPPGKLEVIFEAFEQAGGAVAREYGGTGLGLSIARRLVELHGGVIWAESEPGKGAVFTFTAPLAREADDRPAGAGMPGANVLPVTVDRVPAAADTVRLEGGKAFTILVADDDAANRKVLLNLLSVEKYSVIAVADGKEVLLQLDSGRRIDLVVLDLMMPGLSGYEVCREIRSRHSLSELPVLLLTARSRPEDIMAAFDAGVNDFLSKPVEAGELKARIRTLLEMKRSVSELINAEMAFLQAQIKPHFLFNTLNTVISISHTDVGKAQDLLAELGQYLRNSFDFQNREQLVPIRKELELVESYLTIEQARFGPRLHVVYDIEEQIGVPIPPLVIQPIVENAVRHGVTKRPEGGTVRIAAKSGQDGIVVAVEDNGLGFSAETKARTGGVGLANIERRLRTLYGTGLEVDSTPGQGTKVTFRIPNSVK encoded by the coding sequence CGTTCGGGTCGGTATCGCCCGGAGGGGCCGACGCAAACCGCCCTGAGGCGGTAAAGGGGATCATGGATTTAACGGGCTGGGACTTTGCAGCTGACGGCATCGTGCGCCTCGATGGGGAATGGGAATATTACAGAAACCAACTGCTGACTCCTGACGACTTTGATCCGGCAAGACAGGACGGCGATCCGCCGAAAATGACGACTTACGTGCATGTGCCGGAAAAATGGGACCTGTACCCGGAGCAAGAAGGCTCTCCGAACGGCTATGCAACGTTTCGCCTGCGCGTAAAGCTGGGGGAAGGGAACGCGCGGACCTTCGGAATCCGCCCGACCAATATTAAAACGGCGCACACCTTGTACGTGAATGGACAGGAAATCGGAAAACGCGGCAAACCCGGAGCGAACTCGCCGGAAACGGTGTCGGTCAACGCGCCTTACGTCCGTTTTTTTACGGTGAACGGCAGCAGCGCCGAGATTATTGTGCAGGTCGCCAACTACCGGTATGCCGACGGCGGAATTACGCACCCTGTTTTTCTCGGCTATCAGGACGACATCGAGTTTTCCAGAGAGACCGCGGTCTCCATCGATTTGATCGCAGTCTCCGGATTCCTGCTGATCGGCGCATATTTCCTTGTACTGTACCGGATGAGGAGGCGCGAACGGGCCTGGCTCTATTTCGGCTTGTGCTGTATGGCAGTCAGCGTGTACGTGGCGACGCACGGCGAGAAGATCGTCACTATCTTTTTTCCGGACATGTATTACGAACTGACGATAAAAATCCAAACGCTCTCGGGCGCATTCGCCGAATTGTTTTTGCTGCTGTACACGAGGCGCTCCTTTCCGAATCTGTTCAAGAAAATCGCGATACAAGGGTTCGGGATCATTCTGGCCGTGCGGATCATGTTTACCTTGCTGACTCCCGCAACCGTCTACTCACAGGCCGAAATCCTCGTTTTCGCCTTATCGTTAGCCGACATCCTTTATGTCGTCTATGTGATGGCCGCCGGGGCGGCACGGAGAATGGAAGGCGCGGGTTATATGCTGATCGGAGCGCTTTCGCTGCTGACCCTCGATGTCGTTTCGATTTTGGACGTTGTGCTTACCGTGTCCGTTTATTCCATTCAGGTGGCCGCCTGGATAAGCTTCGCTTTGGCGCAGGTGCTGTTTTTGTCCAAAAGGTTCATCCAAGCGTTCAGCGCGGTGGAGCAGCTTTCAAAACGACTGCATTCGCTCGACCGGCTCAAGGACGAATTTTTGGCCAACACGTCCCATGAAATGAAAACGCCGCTGCACGGCATCATTAATATCGCCCAGTCGCTGATTGAGGGCGCCGCAGGCAAGCTGACGCCGCAGCAGGAGGAGAATGTGGCGATGATCGCGTCTACCGGCAAGCGAATGTCCAATTTGGTGGGAGATCTTCTCGACTTCTCCAAGCTGAAAAACGGGGAGATCCATCTTAAGCGGCGGTCCGTCGCCTTGCGTCCGGTCGTGCGGGTTATCTTCGAGATGTTCCGCCATTTATCCGGTGATAAACCGGTACGTTTCATCGAGCTTTTAAACGACAGGCAGTTCGTTTTTATGGACGAAGACAGACTGGCGCAAATCTTGAACAACCTGATCGGCAACGCGCTCAAGTTTACGGCCGCCGGCGAGATTACCGTTTCCGCACGCGAGGAAAACGGCTGGCTGGCGATTTCCGTAGCCGATACCGGTATCGGAATCCCGCCCGGCAAGCTGGAGGTTATCTTCGAAGCGTTCGAGCAAGCGGGAGGTGCGGTTGCGCGGGAATACGGGGGCACGGGGCTCGGGCTCAGCATCGCGAGACGGCTCGTGGAGCTGCATGGCGGCGTCATTTGGGCGGAATCGGAGCCCGGCAAAGGCGCGGTGTTTACATTTACAGCACCGCTTGCTCGTGAAGCGGATGATCGCCCGGCCGGGGCGGGAATGCCAGGGGCAAACGTGCTTCCGGTGACGGTCGATCGGGTGCCCGCTGCTGCGGATACGGTACGGCTGGAAGGAGGCAAAGCGTTTACGATTCTCGTTGCCGACGACGATGCCGCCAACCGTAAGGTGCTGCTGAATTTGTTATCGGTCGAGAAATATTCGGTCATTGCGGTTGCCGACGGCAAAGAGGTGCTGCTGCAGCTTGATTCGGGCAGACGTATCGATTTGGTGGTGCTCGATTTGATGATGCCCGGCTTGTCCGGTTACGAAGTATGCCGGGAGATCCGCAGCCGGCACTCTCTGTCTGAGCTTCCGGTTTTGCTGCTAACGGCAAGAAGCCGTCCGGAGGATATTATGGCGGCGTTCGACGCGGGAGTCAACGATTTTCTCAGCAAGCCGGTCGAGGCCGGCGAATTAAAAGCGCGAATCCGTACGCTGCTGGAGATGAAAAGGTCGGTCAGCGAATTGATCAATGCCGAGATGGCTTTCCTGCAGGCTCAGATCAAACCGCATTTCCTGTTTAACACGCTGAATACGGTCATATCGATCAGTCACACCGATGTCGGCAAAGCGCAGGATTTGCTGGCCGAATTGGGGCAATATTTGAGAAACAGCTTCGACTTCCAAAATCGCGAACAGCTGGTGCCGATCCGCAAGGAGCTGGAGCTGGTTGAGTCCTATCTGACCATCGAGCAGGCCCGTTTCGGCCCGAGACTGCATGTCGTCTACGATATCGAGGAACAGATCGGCGTGCCGATCCCCCCGCTGGTTATCCAACCGATCGTGGAAAACGCGGTGCGGCACGGGGTTACGAAGCGTCCGGAAGGAGGAACCGTGCGTATTGCCGCGAAATCCGGGCAAGACGGCATCGTGGTTGCCGTGGAAGATAATGGGCTTGGTTTTTCGGCGGAAACGAAAGCGCGTACAGGAGGAGTCGGGCTTGCCAATATCGAGCGGCGTTTGCGGACGCTTTACGGAACCGGTCTTGAGGTCGACAGCACGCCGGGTCAAGGTACGAAAGTGACGTTCCGCATTCCGAATTCAGTCAAGTGA